One genomic region from Limisphaerales bacterium encodes:
- a CDS encoding glycosyltransferase: MSKLVTVIPVYNGGRFLEATLESVASQTRRPDRVIIQDNCSTDGTHRIAKAFEKEGFEWRLTDEHVESTDNFNNALRYAEEADVLHLLTADDLIKPEFYERMLEPLEAVQGRALVYSAYEVIGEEGVLVEGGDLMCPFPIVPGGAPITIPQKEFIAAQADLRTICLPAVLMKTNRQLLPVEFLTHFIQCADAVFYAELAATCEMVIEVPSALCEYRRHEYSTTSRNRREPGAVIADEWQAMVAASALLEKTGFGAWLWNFRQRCLLAARSRVKRAQSAEETPHYRQEIDRATRAITGPWAGMLGNLAVALRGVSGQGRR, translated from the coding sequence ATGAGCAAGCTGGTTACAGTCATTCCCGTTTACAACGGCGGACGTTTTCTTGAAGCCACGCTGGAATCAGTGGCCAGCCAAACGCGCCGGCCCGATCGCGTGATCATTCAAGACAACTGTTCCACCGACGGCACGCATCGGATCGCCAAGGCATTTGAAAAAGAAGGCTTCGAGTGGCGGCTCACCGACGAGCACGTTGAGTCAACGGATAATTTTAACAACGCGCTGCGCTACGCAGAAGAGGCGGACGTGCTGCATTTGCTCACGGCGGATGACCTCATCAAGCCGGAGTTTTATGAGCGGATGCTTGAGCCGTTGGAAGCGGTCCAAGGGCGCGCGCTGGTTTATTCGGCGTACGAAGTGATCGGCGAAGAGGGCGTATTGGTGGAGGGTGGGGATTTAATGTGTCCATTCCCCATTGTGCCTGGCGGCGCGCCCATCACCATTCCGCAAAAGGAATTTATCGCCGCCCAAGCGGATTTGCGGACGATTTGTTTGCCGGCGGTTTTAATGAAAACGAACCGCCAATTGTTGCCGGTTGAATTTCTTACGCACTTCATTCAATGCGCCGATGCGGTTTTTTATGCGGAACTGGCGGCCACTTGCGAGATGGTGATCGAGGTGCCTTCGGCCCTTTGTGAATATCGGCGGCACGAGTATTCGACCACCTCCCGCAACCGCCGCGAGCCGGGCGCAGTGATTGCGGATGAATGGCAGGCGATGGTGGCCGCCTCGGCGTTGCTAGAAAAAACTGGCTTCGGTGCATGGCTGTGGAATTTTCGCCAGCGTTGTTTGCTTGCCGCGCGTAGTCGGGTGAAGCGCGCGCAATCGGCGGAGGAGACGCCGCATTATCGTCAGGAAATTGATCGCGCCACCCGCGCCATTACCGGCCCGTGGGCGGGGATGCTGGGCAACTTGGCCGTTGCCTTGCGGGGCGTTTCGGGGCAGGGTCGCCGCTGA
- a CDS encoding DegT/DnrJ/EryC1/StrS family aminotransferase: MSDRIPIAGPGITQREIDYATDAATNGWYARAGEYPHRFEAAFANYIGVKHAVSLPSCTSGLHLALAALGIGPGDEVIVPDLTWIASAAPVSYVGATVVFADVDENTWCLSAESVRACTTENTKAILPVDLYGGVPDYAALRAIADEHGLKIIEDAAEAIGSEFDGRKAGALGDVAAFSFHGSKTFTTGEGGMLVTNDDTLHARVMQLRDHGREPGDVHFKNTEVAFKYKMPPVAAAIGLAQVERAEELVARKREMFEWYREALVGVEGVTLNHEPANTKNTFWMVTAVLDPMLEWPKEKLMAALDAEGIDSRPMFHPLSSLPAYEGHAEAAVARKRNAVSYRLSPLGINLPSALNLTREQVQRVAETLKRTLGV, encoded by the coding sequence ATGAGCGATCGCATCCCCATCGCCGGCCCGGGCATCACTCAGCGGGAGATCGATTACGCCACCGACGCGGCAACGAATGGATGGTACGCGCGCGCCGGTGAATATCCGCATCGTTTTGAGGCCGCCTTTGCCAACTACATTGGCGTGAAGCACGCGGTGAGTTTGCCCTCGTGCACTTCGGGCCTGCATCTCGCGTTGGCGGCACTGGGCATTGGGCCGGGCGACGAGGTGATCGTGCCGGACCTCACCTGGATTGCCAGTGCCGCGCCGGTTTCATATGTCGGTGCCACGGTGGTATTCGCTGATGTGGATGAAAACACGTGGTGCCTCAGTGCCGAGAGTGTGCGCGCGTGCACCACCGAAAACACGAAGGCGATTTTGCCGGTAGATTTGTACGGCGGCGTTCCGGATTATGCCGCGCTGCGGGCCATCGCCGATGAGCATGGCTTGAAAATTATTGAAGATGCCGCCGAGGCCATCGGTAGCGAATTTGACGGACGCAAGGCGGGTGCGTTGGGCGATGTCGCGGCGTTTAGTTTTCACGGTTCCAAAACTTTCACCACCGGCGAAGGCGGAATGTTGGTGACTAATGACGACACATTACACGCGCGCGTGATGCAGTTGCGCGATCACGGCCGCGAGCCCGGTGATGTGCATTTCAAAAACACGGAAGTTGCTTTCAAGTACAAAATGCCGCCCGTGGCCGCGGCGATTGGCTTGGCACAGGTGGAGCGTGCGGAGGAATTGGTGGCCCGCAAGCGGGAGATGTTTGAATGGTATCGTGAGGCATTGGTGGGAGTGGAAGGCGTCACTTTGAATCACGAACCAGCCAACACGAAGAACACATTTTGGATGGTCACCGCCGTGCTCGATCCAATGCTGGAATGGCCGAAAGAAAAACTGATGGCCGCGCTCGACGCGGAAGGCATCGACAGTCGGCCGATGTTTCATCCGCTCAGCAGTTTGCCGGCGTATGAAGGACACGCGGAAGCGGCGGTGGCACGCAAGCGAAATGCAGTGAGCTATCGCCTCAGTCCGTTGGGCATTAACTTGCCGTCGGCGCTGAACCTCACGCGTGAACAAGTGCAGCGCGTGGCGGAAACCTTGAAGCGCACACTCGGCGTTTAA
- a CDS encoding cephalosporin hydroxylase family protein has product MSEVAKFFAEVQDNIDGLHADASVRQATRDWVAAIAPHHYTYNFTWLGRPVIQFPQDLAALQEIIWETKPDLIIETGIAHGGSLIFHASMLQLLGNDGSVLGVDIDIREHNRVEIEAHPMFERIEMIQGSSIEDAIAAQVAAVASGAERVMVVLDSNHTHEHVLRELELYAPLVTKGCYLVVCDTLIEDMPAGSFPDRPWDKGDNPRTATDAFLKTTERFEVNTAIDAKLQISVAPGGYLKCVAD; this is encoded by the coding sequence ATGAGCGAGGTAGCCAAGTTTTTTGCCGAGGTGCAGGACAACATTGACGGACTGCACGCGGATGCATCCGTGCGACAGGCGACGCGCGATTGGGTGGCTGCGATTGCGCCGCATCATTACACTTACAATTTTACGTGGCTTGGTCGGCCGGTCATTCAATTTCCGCAGGATCTTGCGGCGTTGCAGGAAATTATTTGGGAAACGAAACCGGATCTCATCATTGAAACGGGCATCGCTCACGGCGGATCGCTGATTTTTCACGCGTCGATGCTGCAACTGCTCGGCAATGATGGAAGCGTGCTCGGCGTGGATATCGACATCCGCGAACACAATCGCGTCGAGATCGAAGCGCACCCGATGTTTGAGCGCATCGAAATGATTCAAGGCTCGTCGATCGAGGACGCCATCGCCGCGCAAGTCGCCGCAGTTGCCTCCGGAGCTGAGCGGGTGATGGTTGTGCTTGATTCCAATCACACGCACGAGCACGTTTTGCGGGAATTGGAATTGTATGCGCCGCTGGTCACGAAGGGGTGCTATTTAGTCGTGTGCGACACGCTGATTGAGGATATGCCGGCGGGGTCGTTTCCCGATCGCCCGTGGGACAAAGGTGATAATCCCCGCACGGCGACGGATGCTTTTTTGAAAACGACTGAACGCTTTGAGGTCAATACCGCCATCGACGCCAAGCTGCAAATCAGCGTGGCTCCGGGCGGTTATTTGAAATGCGTGGCGGACTAA
- a CDS encoding WbqC family protein: MKTVVISQPMYFPWVGMLEQMRLADVFVYLDDAQFSKGGFFNRVQIKTAEGTPWLTVPLAETKLGQSLNETQMAKHDWRRKQLATLRQAYAAAPHTEEMLGLVKSVFEKEHESLAALSAASVEALAGFFEIIPKVIQWSSALDIEGTGSARVLAICQALGAERYVTGHGAWDYLDHESFEAAGIRVEYLNYEKRAYPQLHGAFTPFVSALDLAANCGHAGREVIASGTVYWKDFAR; the protein is encoded by the coding sequence ATGAAAACGGTTGTGATATCCCAGCCGATGTATTTCCCGTGGGTGGGGATGTTGGAGCAAATGCGGCTCGCCGATGTATTTGTGTATTTGGATGATGCGCAGTTTTCAAAGGGTGGATTTTTTAACCGCGTGCAAATAAAAACCGCCGAGGGCACGCCGTGGCTCACGGTGCCATTGGCGGAAACCAAACTTGGGCAGTCGCTCAATGAAACGCAAATGGCCAAACACGATTGGCGGCGCAAACAGCTTGCGACGCTGCGGCAAGCGTACGCCGCTGCGCCGCATACGGAGGAAATGTTGGGCTTGGTGAAATCGGTGTTTGAAAAAGAACACGAATCGCTGGCGGCGTTGAGTGCGGCGAGCGTGGAGGCGTTGGCGGGTTTTTTTGAAATCATCCCGAAGGTAATTCAGTGGTCATCAGCACTGGACATCGAAGGCACGGGTTCAGCGCGGGTGTTGGCGATTTGCCAGGCCTTGGGCGCGGAGCGTTATGTCACGGGGCACGGCGCGTGGGATTATTTGGACCACGAATCCTTCGAGGCAGCAGGCATTCGGGTGGAGTATTTGAATTATGAAAAACGCGCGTATCCGCAGTTGCACGGGGCGTTTACGCCCTTTGTCAGCGCGTTGGATTTGGCGGCTAATTGCGGGCACGCGGGGCGGGAAGTGATTGCCTCGGGGACGGTTTACTGGAAGGATTTCGCGCGATGA
- a CDS encoding GNAT family N-acetyltransferase — MQLQLMIEPRQYSPAEVRAWIRRRTMDSSGVFFVIENGGPCGFVQLTQVDRERGTADLGICLARSVRGKGVAAKAMGLLEMHAKKKLRCKKLTLRVLRVNHRAIAFYWKLKFKTVETKRRHYFDGSHWRDVVFMEKTLR, encoded by the coding sequence GTGCAACTTCAACTCATGATTGAGCCGAGGCAGTATTCGCCCGCGGAAGTGCGAGCGTGGATTCGGCGGCGTACGATGGATTCGAGCGGCGTTTTTTTTGTGATCGAAAACGGCGGCCCATGCGGGTTTGTGCAGTTGACGCAGGTTGACCGCGAGCGGGGCACGGCGGATTTGGGAATTTGTTTGGCTCGATCGGTGCGCGGCAAGGGCGTGGCGGCGAAGGCGATGGGGCTTTTGGAAATGCACGCGAAGAAAAAGCTGCGGTGTAAAAAACTGACGCTGCGCGTGTTGCGCGTGAATCATCGGGCGATTGCATTTTATTGGAAACTGAAATTCAAAACCGTGGAGACGAAACGTCGGCATTACTTTGACGGCAGTCATTGGCGGGACGTGGTTTTTATGGAGAAGACGCTGCGATGA
- a CDS encoding class I SAM-dependent methyltransferase produces MTDACNICEGPLGAPVYESARPVSITSLCQVLEGATRVWHCASCSHTQTAPLPALEKFYAEDYHILTASEEEDQLYAVREGRKIFRTEHQVTTLLEKLDLPPNAQVLDYGCGKAATLKALHGHRDDIAPHVFDVGEQYRDFWNAFVPAENQAVYELPAEWAGSFDAVISFFALEHVDTPREFVAQAHRLLRDGGTFYFLVPNVFANTADLVVADHVNHFSEHSLHRLLADAGFAVREIDSTAHNSAWVVVAEKNDADGIAPITNSVADVINEMAEYWQEFGNRVRAFENAGNGETAIYGSGFYGTFIHACLERPEAVKCFLDQNPHRQKQILLKKPILAPKALPETVRRLYVGLNPRVAREEMAMLNWSQELEVFFP; encoded by the coding sequence ATGACGGACGCCTGCAACATTTGCGAGGGGCCGCTGGGCGCGCCGGTTTATGAATCCGCGCGGCCCGTTTCCATCACCTCGCTGTGCCAAGTGCTCGAGGGTGCCACCCGTGTTTGGCATTGCGCAAGTTGTAGCCACACCCAAACCGCACCGCTGCCCGCGCTGGAAAAATTTTACGCCGAAGATTATCACATCCTCACCGCCAGCGAGGAGGAGGATCAACTCTACGCCGTGCGCGAGGGCCGGAAAATTTTCCGCACCGAACATCAAGTCACCACATTGCTGGAAAAACTCGACCTCCCGCCCAACGCGCAAGTGCTCGACTACGGCTGCGGCAAGGCCGCCACGCTCAAAGCCCTGCACGGCCACCGTGATGATATTGCCCCGCACGTTTTCGATGTGGGAGAACAGTACCGCGATTTTTGGAACGCCTTCGTGCCCGCTGAAAACCAAGCGGTGTACGAACTGCCCGCCGAATGGGCGGGGAGCTTCGACGCGGTGATTTCATTTTTCGCGCTGGAACACGTGGACACCCCACGCGAGTTTGTGGCGCAGGCGCATCGTTTATTGCGTGACGGCGGCACATTCTATTTTCTCGTGCCCAATGTGTTTGCAAACACCGCCGATCTCGTGGTGGCCGACCACGTGAATCATTTTTCCGAACACTCGCTGCATCGCTTGTTGGCTGATGCCGGATTTGCCGTGCGCGAAATTGACAGCACTGCACACAACAGCGCGTGGGTGGTGGTCGCGGAAAAAAATGATGCAGATGGAATTGCCCCAATCACAAATTCAGTCGCCGATGTCATCAACGAGATGGCCGAATACTGGCAGGAATTTGGCAACCGGGTTCGGGCGTTTGAAAATGCGGGCAACGGCGAAACCGCCATTTATGGCTCCGGGTTTTATGGCACATTCATTCACGCCTGCCTCGAACGACCCGAAGCGGTGAAATGTTTTCTCGACCAAAACCCGCATCGGCAAAAGCAGATTTTGTTAAAGAAACCCATCCTTGCGCCCAAGGCATTACCGGAAACTGTGCGGCGACTTTATGTTGGGCTCAACCCGCGCGTGGCCCGCGAGGAGATGGCAATGTTGAATTGGTCGCAGGAATTGGAGGTATTTTTCCCGTGA
- a CDS encoding phytanoyl-CoA dioxygenase family protein yields the protein MSAPLTDEQLAAFVRDGFLVLPNFYERGEVEAVQRGVHSIIGLLIEQHQLAIEQTDFASETFDAGYQSLIAHDRALGGVVYDAVKQIPAFIRLVASAKHEAVVRQVRGTDAPGIAAGGYGIRIDNPAEEKFRAGWHQDYPAQLRSLDGLVFWSPLLAMTDELGPVEFCIGSHKDDFAPVCEHDSANPDKTGAYGLTLADEAERVAKYEKSAPLTEPCDLVLVDFLTLHRSGENRAARSRWSMQMRWFNFAEPTGKKLGWPGAYAAGNDLRAVHPEWVVE from the coding sequence ATGAGCGCGCCACTGACAGATGAACAGCTCGCCGCCTTTGTCCGCGATGGCTTTTTGGTGTTGCCGAATTTTTATGAACGCGGCGAAGTGGAAGCTGTGCAGCGCGGTGTCCATTCGATCATCGGTTTACTCATCGAACAACACCAACTCGCCATCGAGCAAACCGACTTTGCGTCGGAGACATTTGACGCGGGCTATCAATCCCTCATCGCGCACGATCGCGCCCTCGGTGGCGTGGTGTATGATGCAGTGAAACAAATCCCCGCGTTCATCCGTCTCGTGGCCAGCGCGAAGCACGAGGCGGTGGTGCGGCAAGTGCGCGGCACGGACGCGCCGGGCATTGCGGCGGGCGGTTACGGCATTCGGATTGATAATCCCGCCGAGGAAAAATTTCGCGCCGGGTGGCATCAGGATTATCCGGCGCAGTTGCGTAGTTTGGATGGGTTGGTTTTTTGGAGTCCGTTGCTGGCGATGACCGATGAGCTCGGCCCCGTGGAGTTTTGCATTGGTTCGCACAAAGACGATTTCGCTCCGGTATGCGAACACGATTCGGCTAACCCTGACAAAACCGGTGCGTACGGATTGACCTTGGCCGACGAAGCGGAGCGCGTTGCAAAGTACGAGAAATCTGCGCCGCTCACGGAGCCGTGCGATTTGGTGTTGGTCGATTTCCTCACGTTGCATCGCTCCGGCGAAAACCGTGCCGCCCGATCGCGGTGGTCGATGCAAATGCGGTGGTTCAACTTTGCGGAGCCGACCGGGAAAAAACTCGGTTGGCCCGGCGCGTACGCTGCTGGCAATGACCTCCGTGCGGTGCATCCGGAATGGGTGGTGGAATGA
- the rfbC gene encoding dTDP-4-dehydrorhamnose 3,5-epimerase, whose translation MKFTETKINGVFVIELDKHADDRGWFARAWCREEFAAHGLPTDLVQTNLSHNTQRGTVRGMHFQTTPYAEAKLVRCVSGAVHDIALDLRPESPTFKQSIANELSAANGRAVFLPEGIAHGFQTLTDDATLFYQMSAPYAPESASGVRWDDAAFQIQWPIAGAIVCERDLSFPDFTE comes from the coding sequence ATGAAATTTACTGAAACAAAAATCAACGGCGTGTTCGTCATCGAGCTGGATAAGCACGCGGATGATCGCGGATGGTTCGCCCGTGCGTGGTGCCGCGAGGAATTCGCCGCGCACGGCTTGCCGACTGACCTCGTCCAAACCAATCTTTCGCACAACACCCAACGCGGCACCGTGCGCGGGATGCATTTCCAAACCACCCCGTATGCGGAAGCCAAGCTCGTGCGATGCGTCTCCGGCGCGGTGCACGACATCGCGCTGGATCTCAGGCCGGAGTCGCCGACGTTTAAGCAATCCATCGCCAACGAACTCAGCGCCGCGAACGGCCGCGCCGTATTTTTACCCGAAGGCATCGCGCACGGTTTCCAAACGCTCACCGACGATGCCACATTATTTTATCAGATGAGCGCGCCCTACGCGCCGGAATCCGCAAGCGGTGTGCGCTGGGATGACGCCGCGTTCCAAATCCAATGGCCCATCGCCGGTGCCATTGTGTGCGAGCGCGATTTGTCTTTTCCGGATTTCACCGAATGA
- a CDS encoding class I SAM-dependent methyltransferase gives MLEDFQCRSCAARSGKLILDLGEQPLANNLLAPENLAQPEPCFPLRLAVCTECWLLQITNLVPPVELFSDYIYFSSYSDAWVKHAAECATRYRKEFAPSYVVEIASNDGYLLRQFAEAGTPHLGIEPAENIATVARENGVETRTDFFTKKLAQALATEKQPDLILANNVFAHAPDPNDFVAGLAALLAPEGHAILEFPHAAEMIAQTEFDTIYHEHVFYFTLTAIEPIFARHKLRIIRVERTPMHGGSLRIFVRHNVHAADETVTALRAEENKLGVGNLGYYQNFAANASAIRDQLRERISTLKAEGKTLAAYGAAAKGSTLLNFCGIMANDLAFVADRSPHKHGKLMPGAHVPIVPAEELSQRAPDVTLLLAWNFANEILAQQQAYRDSGGKFLIPIPEARLV, from the coding sequence ATGCTGGAGGACTTCCAATGCCGCTCGTGCGCCGCGCGCTCCGGCAAATTGATTCTCGATCTCGGCGAACAACCGCTCGCCAATAATCTCCTCGCCCCCGAAAACCTCGCCCAACCCGAACCGTGCTTCCCCCTGCGCCTCGCCGTGTGCACCGAATGTTGGTTGCTGCAAATCACCAATCTTGTGCCGCCGGTCGAGTTGTTCAGCGATTACATTTATTTTTCGTCCTACTCAGATGCGTGGGTCAAACACGCCGCCGAATGCGCCACGCGCTATCGTAAAGAGTTTGCGCCAAGCTATGTCGTCGAAATCGCCAGCAACGATGGCTATCTCCTGCGCCAGTTCGCTGAGGCGGGCACACCGCACCTCGGCATCGAGCCCGCCGAAAACATCGCCACCGTCGCGCGCGAAAACGGAGTGGAAACGCGCACGGATTTTTTCACCAAAAAACTCGCGCAAGCATTGGCAACGGAAAAACAACCCGACCTCATCCTCGCCAACAACGTCTTCGCCCACGCTCCCGACCCCAACGATTTCGTCGCCGGCCTTGCGGCGTTGCTCGCCCCCGAAGGCCATGCCATCCTCGAATTTCCGCACGCCGCCGAGATGATTGCCCAAACTGAATTTGACACCATTTATCACGAGCACGTTTTCTATTTCACCCTAACCGCCATTGAACCTATCTTCGCCCGCCACAAACTCCGCATCATCCGCGTCGAGCGCACGCCGATGCACGGCGGTTCGCTGCGTATTTTTGTGCGACACAATGTCCACGCTGCCGATGAAACCGTCACGGCATTACGCGCAGAGGAAAACAAATTGGGCGTGGGCAATCTCGGTTATTATCAAAATTTCGCCGCCAACGCCTCAGCCATCCGCGACCAGTTGCGCGAGCGAATCTCCACCCTCAAAGCCGAAGGCAAAACCCTCGCCGCCTACGGCGCAGCGGCCAAAGGCAGCACGTTATTAAATTTTTGTGGCATTATGGCCAATGACCTCGCCTTCGTGGCCGATCGCAGCCCGCACAAGCACGGTAAGCTGATGCCCGGTGCGCACGTGCCAATCGTCCCCGCCGAGGAACTGTCCCAACGCGCACCGGACGTCACTTTATTGTTGGCGTGGAATTTCGCGAATGAAATCCTCGCGCAGCAGCAAGCGTACCGCGACTCGGGCGGGAAATTTTTAATCCCCATTCCGGAAGCGCGGTTGGTTTGA
- the rfbG gene encoding CDP-glucose 4,6-dehydratase: MFGKFYSGKTAWVTGHTGFKGAWLSLWLRDLGANVHGFALAPHAASNLHETLAPNTFASETIGDISDFDLVKQAAANAQPDIVFHLAAQPLVRRSYAAPLETATTNILGTAHVLEALRQNKNDCPIVVVTSDKCYENDGSSRAFTEADPLGGHDIYSASKAATEIMTRSWQRAFNGRIATARAGNVIGGGDYGVDRIVPDCVRSLAAGEPIAVRSPAATRPWQHVLDCLSGYLWLGARLAEDDAFTDAFNFGPTPEAQRPVRELVENFLQHWPGEWTDASDPTAPHEAATLSLAIDKAREQLGWQPVWDFATAVQRTARWYHQRHIVNAEDLHGLSLAQLEAFTADATAASAAWAQ, encoded by the coding sequence ATGTTCGGCAAATTTTACAGCGGCAAAACCGCGTGGGTCACCGGCCACACCGGCTTCAAAGGCGCGTGGCTCAGCCTGTGGTTGCGCGACCTCGGCGCGAACGTCCACGGCTTTGCCCTCGCACCGCACGCCGCGTCCAATCTTCACGAAACCCTCGCGCCCAATACCTTCGCCAGCGAAACCATCGGCGACATCAGCGATTTCGATTTGGTCAAACAAGCCGCCGCCAACGCGCAGCCCGACATCGTTTTCCATCTCGCCGCCCAACCGCTCGTGCGCCGTTCGTACGCCGCCCCGCTGGAAACCGCCACCACCAATATCCTCGGCACCGCCCACGTCCTCGAAGCATTGCGGCAAAACAAAAACGATTGCCCCATCGTTGTCGTCACCAGCGACAAGTGTTATGAAAATGACGGCTCATCCCGCGCCTTTACCGAGGCCGATCCACTCGGCGGGCACGACATTTATTCCGCCAGCAAGGCCGCCACCGAAATCATGACCCGCAGTTGGCAACGCGCATTTAACGGCCGCATCGCCACCGCCCGCGCCGGCAATGTCATTGGCGGCGGCGATTACGGTGTCGACCGCATCGTGCCCGATTGCGTTCGCTCGCTTGCAGCCGGTGAACCCATCGCCGTGCGCAGTCCCGCCGCCACGCGTCCGTGGCAGCACGTGCTCGATTGTTTGTCCGGCTACCTTTGGCTCGGCGCGCGCTTGGCCGAGGATGATGCTTTCACCGACGCCTTCAACTTCGGCCCCACGCCCGAAGCCCAACGCCCCGTGCGCGAACTCGTGGAAAATTTCCTCCAACATTGGCCCGGCGAATGGACCGATGCCTCCGATCCAACCGCCCCGCACGAAGCCGCCACGCTTTCGCTCGCCATCGATAAAGCCCGCGAGCAACTCGGCTGGCAACCCGTTTGGGATTTCGCCACCGCCGTTCAACGTACCGCGCGTTGGTATCACCAACGGCACATCGTAAACGCCGAAGATCTTCACGGCCTCAGCCTTGCTCAGCTCGAAGCGTTCACCGCCGATGCCACGGCTGCATCCGCCGCGTGGGCCCAATAA
- the rfbF gene encoding glucose-1-phosphate cytidylyltransferase — protein sequence MQVVILCGGQGTRLREETEYRPKPMVPVGGRPILWHIMKTYAHHGHRDFILCLGYKGEVIKDYFRNYLWHTSDVTLKLGREPEVQYHTHHDEEDWTVTLLDTGPATETGGRLARALPHVRDEDFLFTYGDGLTDSDLNASIEFHKNHGAIATATAVQPAGRFGELSINEGTITTFSEKPDREPRFVNGGYCVINKRIGDYLTGDDCILEREPLERLASEGQLKAHCHTGFWQCMDTHREQQQLEALWADGAAPWKIW from the coding sequence ATGCAGGTGGTTATCCTATGCGGCGGCCAGGGCACGCGATTGCGCGAGGAGACGGAGTATCGTCCCAAGCCGATGGTGCCCGTCGGCGGTCGGCCGATTCTCTGGCACATAATGAAAACCTACGCCCACCACGGGCATCGCGATTTCATTCTGTGCCTCGGCTATAAAGGCGAGGTCATCAAAGATTATTTCCGCAACTACCTTTGGCACACCAGCGACGTGACGCTCAAGCTCGGCCGCGAGCCGGAAGTGCAATACCACACCCATCACGACGAGGAAGACTGGACCGTGACCCTCCTCGACACCGGCCCCGCCACCGAAACCGGCGGTCGCCTCGCCCGCGCCTTGCCCCACGTGCGCGATGAAGATTTCCTGTTCACCTACGGCGACGGCTTGACCGATAGCGATCTCAACGCCTCCATTGAGTTTCACAAAAACCACGGCGCGATCGCCACCGCCACCGCCGTGCAACCGGCCGGCCGTTTTGGCGAGCTGTCCATCAACGAAGGCACCATCACCACCTTCAGCGAAAAACCCGACCGCGAGCCGCGCTTTGTCAACGGCGGCTATTGCGTGATCAACAAACGCATCGGAGATTATTTGACCGGCGACGACTGCATCCTCGAGCGCGAGCCATTGGAGCGCCTCGCCAGTGAAGGCCAGCTCAAGGCCCATTGTCACACCGGCTTTTGGCAGTGTATGGATACCCATCGCGAGCAGCAACAACTCGAGGCACTGTGGGCCGACGGCGCTGCACCGTGGAAAATCTGGTAG